In a single window of the Candidatus Zixiibacteriota bacterium genome:
- the hslV gene encoding ATP-dependent protease subunit HslV, which translates to MKLHATTIVGLIHKGQAALAGDGQVTFDDTVMKTTAVKIRKLCDGKILAGFAGAVADAMALYDLLDKKIEEYGGNLQKAAVELAKEWRTDRSLQRLEAVIVVTDNKHILLISGNGEVIEPDDGIIAIGSGGSYALAAARALMMANPKMTAEKIAEKSLEIAADICIYTNKNIKVETLK; encoded by the coding sequence ATGAAATTACACGCAACCACTATAGTTGGCTTAATACATAAAGGACAGGCCGCCCTGGCGGGCGATGGTCAGGTGACGTTTGACGATACCGTCATGAAGACCACAGCCGTCAAAATCAGAAAGCTCTGTGACGGGAAAATACTGGCCGGTTTTGCGGGCGCTGTTGCTGATGCTATGGCCCTTTATGACCTGCTCGACAAAAAGATCGAGGAATACGGCGGCAATCTTCAGAAAGCTGCCGTCGAGCTGGCCAAGGAGTGGCGCACTGACCGCAGCCTGCAGCGTCTCGAAGCGGTCATTGTGGTCACCGACAATAAACATATTCTGCTGATCAGCGGTAACGGTGAGGTCATTGAACCGGATGACGGTATCATCGCTATCGGCTCCGGCGGGTCTTATGCGCTGGCCGCGGCGCGGGCCCTTATGATGGCCAACCCCAAAATGACCGCCGAAAAAATCGCCGAGAAATCACTCGAGATCGCCGCTGATATCTGTATCTACACAAACAAGAACATTAAGGTCGAAACACTCAAATGA
- the hslU gene encoding ATP-dependent protease ATPase subunit HslU yields the protein MNDNYLKPKEIVEHLNKYIIGQDDAKKSVAIALRNRWRRQHAPDDIRREIMPNNIIMIGPTGVGKTEIARRLADLAAAPFIKVEASKFTEVGYVGRDVESMVRDLVDIAVNMVRVEKSRHLQSRAEQNTIERLLDMLIGPPPKPKGDKEVIESDADSWTRTKEKFRQKLLDGKLDEREVELDTPQSQFPVIEIFSPMGMEELGVNFQEMFSGLMPQKTKRRKMTVKEARKFIHNEELNKLVNMDEVIPEALERVQESGIVFIDELDKIVGDSSKVGPDVSREGVQRDILPIVEGCGVTTKYGMVHTDHVLFIAAGAFHATKPSDLIPELQGRFPIRVELDSLSADDFQRILSEPQASLVKQYKALLKTEGLELEFSAESIKKIAGYAEKVNRESENIGARRLHTIMTTLLEDILFEPPARKKQIVITGKMVSQRLDKIIENEDLSKYIL from the coding sequence ATGAACGACAATTATCTCAAGCCGAAAGAAATAGTAGAACACCTCAACAAATACATCATCGGTCAGGATGACGCCAAGAAATCGGTTGCGATTGCTCTTCGTAATCGATGGCGCCGTCAGCACGCCCCGGATGATATCCGCCGGGAGATCATGCCCAATAATATCATCATGATCGGTCCCACCGGAGTGGGCAAGACCGAGATAGCGCGCCGTCTGGCGGATCTGGCAGCGGCGCCGTTTATAAAAGTCGAAGCATCGAAATTCACCGAGGTCGGCTATGTGGGGCGCGATGTCGAATCGATGGTCCGCGACCTCGTCGACATCGCCGTCAACATGGTGCGGGTGGAAAAGTCGAGACACCTTCAGTCAAGAGCCGAACAGAACACTATCGAGAGACTTCTCGACATGCTCATAGGACCACCACCGAAACCGAAAGGTGACAAAGAGGTAATTGAAAGCGACGCCGATTCATGGACGCGTACGAAAGAGAAGTTTCGTCAGAAGCTGCTCGACGGTAAACTGGATGAACGAGAAGTGGAATTAGACACTCCGCAAAGCCAGTTTCCGGTCATCGAAATCTTCTCGCCCATGGGGATGGAAGAACTCGGCGTGAACTTTCAGGAGATGTTCTCCGGCCTGATGCCTCAGAAAACCAAACGCCGCAAAATGACCGTCAAAGAGGCGCGGAAGTTCATCCATAACGAAGAACTCAACAAGCTGGTGAACATGGATGAAGTGATACCCGAGGCGCTGGAACGGGTTCAGGAATCGGGAATAGTCTTTATCGATGAGCTTGACAAAATTGTCGGTGATTCATCGAAAGTCGGACCCGATGTCAGCCGCGAGGGAGTCCAGCGGGATATTCTACCGATCGTCGAAGGTTGCGGCGTAACGACCAAGTATGGCATGGTTCACACTGACCATGTCCTCTTCATCGCCGCCGGAGCGTTCCACGCTACCAAACCGTCAGACCTGATACCGGAACTCCAAGGACGTTTTCCCATCAGGGTCGAGCTTGATTCGCTCTCCGCCGATGATTTTCAGCGGATTCTTTCCGAACCTCAGGCGTCACTGGTCAAACAATATAAGGCTCTGCTTAAAACCGAAGGCCTGGAGTTGGAATTCTCCGCCGAGTCAATCAAGAAGATTGCCGGCTATGCTGAAAAGGTCAACCGGGAATCGGAAAACATCGGAGCGCGGCGATTGCACACGATCATGACAACCCTGCTCGAAGATATTCTCTTTGAACCGCCGGCAAGAAAGAAGCAGATCGTTATTACCGGGAAGATGGTTTCCCAACGCCTCGACAAAATTATCGAAAACGAGGATCTCAGCAAATATATATTGTAG
- the topA gene encoding type I DNA topoisomerase produces MAKNLLIVESPAKTRTLSQFLGKDFEIMATIGHILDLPKSKLGIDPKKNFEPEYIVIKGKEKVIKDLKKASKNAETIFLAPDPDREGEAIAWHVANSIKGTKANVVRVAFNEITKPAVTEAIANPRDINMNLVNAQQARRVLDRLVGYTVSPFLWSTVARNLSAGRVQSVALRLIAEREVAVLAFQPQEYWQVQAELTTKKKQNFLSKLYKIDDLTVSSPNGSNSKKIVIKSEKEVQKYIKELEKADYVVSDVKHSEKTKRPSPPFITSTLQQEAAKKHGFSAKQTMSVAQKLYEGIELGKEGPVGLITYMRTDSTRISNEAIKAVRDYISKSFGKEYLPAKPIQYGKKKGAQDAHEAIRPTYLDLPPEKLKKKLTAQQFKLYSLIWNRFVACQMNPAEFAVETVLIDAGRFTFRAVAEKVTFDGFLKIYHEEKEPDENGNGNGLDALPPLKPKDSLNLVALTPTQSFTKPPARFSEAMLVKELEAEGIGRPSTYATIISTLKDRKYVEVEERKLKPTELGIAVNKILVENFPDLFNVKFTAEMESELDLVEEGSDDWVKVLKEFYKPFKKTIDGLKGKQKEIKASMEEKTDIKCEKCGSPMVIKWGRNGRFLACSAYPECKTTRPLPEEEARTKTDEKCEKCGSPMVIKSGRFGRFMACSAYPDCKNTKAITLGIKCPRKGCSGEITEKQTKGRRIFYGCSNYPKCDYASWDMPVKMECPVCHHPFMVQKVSKAKGDFYRCPECKHEMTEKSTEKNAVT; encoded by the coding sequence ATGGCGAAGAACTTACTGATCGTAGAGTCACCGGCCAAGACAAGAACCCTCTCACAATTCCTGGGAAAAGATTTTGAAATTATGGCCACCATTGGCCATATCCTCGACCTGCCCAAATCGAAGCTCGGTATCGACCCTAAAAAGAATTTCGAACCGGAGTATATTGTCATCAAGGGCAAGGAAAAGGTAATAAAGGACCTCAAAAAGGCCTCGAAAAATGCGGAGACCATCTTTTTAGCGCCTGACCCTGACCGCGAGGGAGAGGCTATTGCCTGGCACGTCGCCAACAGCATCAAAGGTACCAAAGCCAACGTAGTCCGGGTAGCTTTTAACGAGATCACCAAACCGGCTGTAACCGAGGCAATCGCCAATCCCCGCGACATTAATATGAATCTCGTCAACGCCCAGCAGGCCCGGCGAGTGCTTGACCGCCTGGTTGGCTATACTGTCTCGCCATTTCTTTGGAGTACGGTGGCGCGTAACCTTTCGGCCGGCAGGGTCCAGTCTGTCGCTCTACGCTTGATTGCTGAACGTGAAGTAGCTGTGCTTGCCTTTCAACCTCAGGAATACTGGCAAGTTCAAGCCGAACTGACGACAAAAAAGAAACAGAATTTTCTCTCCAAGCTGTACAAGATCGATGACCTCACGGTCTCATCGCCAAACGGCTCCAATAGCAAAAAGATCGTCATCAAGTCCGAAAAGGAAGTTCAAAAATACATCAAGGAACTCGAGAAGGCCGACTACGTTGTTTCTGACGTTAAGCATTCAGAGAAGACCAAAAGACCCTCGCCTCCTTTCATAACATCGACCCTGCAGCAGGAAGCTGCCAAGAAACACGGTTTTAGCGCCAAACAGACGATGTCCGTCGCCCAGAAACTCTATGAGGGAATCGAGTTGGGCAAAGAGGGACCGGTCGGGCTGATCACTTATATGCGCACGGACTCCACCCGTATTTCCAACGAGGCCATCAAAGCGGTCCGCGACTATATCTCGAAGAGTTTCGGCAAGGAATATCTACCTGCCAAGCCGATTCAGTATGGCAAAAAGAAAGGCGCGCAGGATGCGCACGAGGCGATTCGCCCCACTTATCTGGATCTGCCGCCGGAAAAGCTCAAAAAGAAACTCACTGCCCAGCAGTTTAAGTTGTATTCGCTAATCTGGAACAGGTTTGTGGCCTGTCAGATGAACCCGGCCGAGTTCGCCGTCGAGACGGTTCTCATCGATGCCGGACGGTTCACTTTCCGGGCTGTCGCCGAGAAAGTTACCTTCGACGGTTTCCTGAAAATCTACCACGAAGAAAAAGAGCCTGACGAAAACGGCAACGGCAACGGTCTTGATGCTCTGCCGCCTCTGAAACCGAAAGATTCGCTTAATCTGGTAGCGTTGACTCCCACGCAGTCGTTCACCAAGCCGCCGGCCCGTTTCTCCGAAGCTATGCTGGTGAAAGAGTTGGAAGCCGAAGGGATCGGCAGACCATCAACCTACGCTACCATCATATCGACTCTGAAGGACCGCAAGTATGTCGAGGTCGAAGAACGCAAGCTTAAACCCACCGAACTCGGCATCGCTGTGAATAAGATTCTGGTCGAAAACTTCCCGGACCTGTTCAACGTCAAATTCACGGCCGAGATGGAGAGCGAACTCGATCTGGTCGAGGAAGGTTCCGACGACTGGGTGAAGGTCCTGAAGGAGTTCTACAAACCTTTCAAAAAGACCATCGATGGACTCAAGGGAAAGCAGAAAGAAATCAAGGCGTCGATGGAGGAAAAGACGGACATCAAGTGCGAGAAGTGTGGTTCGCCCATGGTGATTAAGTGGGGACGCAACGGACGCTTTTTGGCATGCTCCGCTTATCCCGAGTGCAAAACCACCCGTCCGTTGCCGGAAGAAGAAGCTCGCACGAAAACCGACGAGAAATGCGAGAAGTGTGGCTCACCGATGGTGATCAAATCGGGAAGATTCGGGCGGTTTATGGCTTGTTCCGCTTATCCGGACTGCAAAAACACGAAAGCCATTACTCTCGGCATTAAATGTCCCCGCAAAGGCTGCTCGGGCGAGATCACCGAAAAGCAGACCAAGGGCCGAAGAATCTTTTACGGTTGTTCGAATTACCCGAAGTGTGACTATGCCAGTTGGGATATGCCGGTAAAGATGGAATGCCCGGTCTGCCACCATCCGTTCATGGTCCAGAAGGTCTCGAAAGCCAAAGGTGACTTTTATCGCTGCCCCGAATGCAAACACGAAATGACCGAAAAAAGCACCGAAAAGAACGCGGTGACCTGA
- the liaF gene encoding cell wall-active antibiotics response protein LiaF produces MKPRTKVIFGIAFVFFGFLLLGESTGLFDPGEAMGLLFPFMMIGVGFWLIARRKRQSAPSSTASFYCPPTPPRDAEPDVDKMYQQQEQTQSTGKSASSPEDTSYRSSNYEQATTSESPSTDDSGKLKYSKSLGDMLIDFRGVNIHNVEISAGVGDLEIRLSGGVLSDGLNRIIISSFIGDIRIYAPADLPVFTHCSNFVGDIELMGKRASGFGNSIDSQTANYGSSPKKLYMACNSFIGDIRYFTI; encoded by the coding sequence GTGAAACCAAGAACTAAAGTCATTTTCGGAATAGCGTTCGTATTCTTTGGCTTTTTGCTACTGGGAGAGTCCACCGGCTTATTCGACCCCGGGGAGGCCATGGGTCTTTTGTTTCCGTTTATGATGATAGGTGTTGGTTTCTGGCTGATTGCACGCCGTAAGAGACAATCCGCTCCGTCTTCGACCGCTTCTTTTTATTGTCCACCGACGCCGCCGCGAGACGCCGAGCCCGACGTAGACAAGATGTATCAGCAGCAGGAGCAGACACAATCCACAGGGAAATCTGCATCTTCGCCCGAGGATACTTCATACAGATCGAGCAATTACGAACAGGCGACGACATCGGAGAGCCCTTCTACCGATGATTCGGGCAAGCTCAAATACAGTAAGTCGCTTGGTGATATGCTGATTGATTTTCGCGGCGTAAATATTCACAACGTGGAGATTTCGGCGGGAGTCGGGGATCTTGAAATCAGGCTTTCCGGAGGAGTGCTTTCCGATGGGCTCAACCGGATTATCATTTCAAGCTTCATAGGCGACATCCGTATCTACGCGCCGGCGGATCTTCCCGTCTTCACGCATTGCTCCAATTTTGTCGGCGATATTGAATTGATGGGGAAACGAGCCAGCGGGTTCGGTAACAGCATAGACTCGCAAACGGCCAACTATGGGTCCTCGCCGAAAAAGCTTTATATGGCCTGCAACAGCTTCATCGGCGATATCAGGTATTTCACAATCTGA
- the rpoZ gene encoding DNA-directed RNA polymerase subunit omega gives MHRLPIDQLEKLGLNRYEAVIVASQHARGLNNKRLRSLEKMEENPAVEIEARKITMVALKDLLEGRVKFTRSNSM, from the coding sequence GTGCATAGACTACCGATCGATCAACTGGAGAAACTTGGACTTAACAGATACGAAGCCGTAATTGTCGCTTCGCAGCACGCCAGGGGCTTGAACAACAAGCGCTTACGGTCTCTGGAGAAGATGGAAGAAAACCCGGCGGTCGAAATAGAGGCCCGCAAGATTACCATGGTCGCTCTCAAAGATCTTTTGGAGGGAAGGGTTAAGTTTACGCGTTCCAATTCGATGTAA
- the argF gene encoding ornithine carbamoyltransferase, with protein MPRSLTQITDFTAKEVHEIFDLCARMKSGKIAPKPLEGKSVACIFTKESLRTRVSFEVGIHELGGHPIYITDKEIKLGQRESVADAAQVLSRYVGMIMIRTYKQSDVDELAKYASVPVVNGLTDLVHPCQILGDYFTMLEHLKPSDRYKVAYVGDGNNICNSWLNLASLIPLDFRVGTARDTQPDPTIIAKAKANPKSKVLITDDPMEAVADADAVYTDVWASMGQKDQAEEKAKKLAKYQLNSTLLKAASPNAIVLHCLPAERGREITDEVMDGPQSVVFDEAENRLHIQKAIMAFLLQQ; from the coding sequence ATGCCCCGTTCTTTGACTCAAATAACCGATTTCACCGCCAAGGAAGTTCATGAGATATTCGATCTGTGTGCGCGGATGAAATCCGGGAAAATCGCGCCAAAACCGCTCGAAGGCAAGTCCGTCGCCTGCATTTTTACCAAAGAATCACTCCGCACCCGGGTTTCTTTCGAAGTCGGCATCCACGAATTAGGCGGTCACCCTATCTATATCACCGATAAAGAAATAAAGCTCGGACAACGCGAATCAGTCGCCGATGCCGCTCAGGTGCTCTCCCGTTACGTGGGTATGATCATGATCCGGACCTATAAACAGTCCGACGTAGATGAACTGGCCAAGTACGCCTCGGTACCTGTCGTGAACGGACTGACCGACCTTGTGCACCCCTGCCAGATTCTCGGAGATTATTTCACCATGCTGGAACATCTAAAACCCAGTGACCGGTACAAAGTGGCATACGTCGGTGATGGCAACAACATATGCAATAGCTGGCTCAACCTCGCCTCGCTTATTCCTCTTGACTTCAGAGTTGGTACGGCGCGAGACACCCAACCTGACCCGACAATCATCGCGAAGGCGAAAGCTAACCCGAAGAGCAAGGTGCTGATTACCGATGATCCGATGGAAGCTGTCGCGGATGCCGACGCGGTCTATACAGACGTCTGGGCCTCCATGGGCCAAAAGGATCAGGCCGAAGAGAAAGCCAAAAAGTTGGCTAAGTATCAGCTCAACAGCACTCTCCTGAAAGCCGCCAGTCCGAACGCCATCGTTCTTCACTGTCTGCCGGCAGAGCGGGGAAGAGAAATCACCGACGAGGTGATGGATGGGCCGCAGTCGGTGGTATTCGACGAAGCCGAAAACAGGCTGCACATTCAAAAAGCAATTATGGCCTTCCTGCTCCAGCAGTGA
- a CDS encoding tyrosine-type recombinase/integrase, translating to MQTRNDRKKHRKERGDLIRRIIERQMNAGANSLRLFYLHGEIKVIDAAPLFEYHDLMLSRLLSEYMKALQSDKRYAAKTIEAYRRDLSPWVRFLEERYKELPSARKNDPLFLRLYLRARSEENISNRSLARFLSALSGFQKFISAETHRKEYLFKLPVMKYRSRIPDFVPQSDINRLFRHDNVDLDKKRYSYWRDYIMIALLYATGIRREELASIRLGDIDHAGGTITVTGKGNKIRVVPVGENTLEDLRKYLKVRDEFLATKGAGSSNLLVNRDGLPLSVRSIDRLVKQFAAAAGMNITPHTLRHSFATHLLENGADLMLIKEILGHATLSTTQKYTHITAESMKKAYKLAHPRSGSKK from the coding sequence ATGCAAACACGAAATGACCGAAAAAAGCACCGAAAAGAACGCGGTGACCTGATTCGGCGTATCATCGAAAGACAAATGAATGCCGGAGCCAACTCGCTCCGGCTTTTCTATTTGCACGGGGAAATCAAAGTAATTGACGCTGCACCCCTTTTTGAATATCATGACCTCATGTTATCCAGGTTGCTGTCTGAGTATATGAAGGCGCTTCAGTCCGATAAAAGATACGCCGCCAAAACTATCGAGGCCTACCGGCGAGACCTTTCGCCGTGGGTGAGATTCCTCGAGGAGCGATACAAGGAACTTCCGTCGGCCCGCAAAAATGACCCTCTGTTTTTGCGACTCTACCTTCGCGCTCGTTCGGAAGAAAATATTTCCAATCGCTCTCTCGCCCGGTTTCTATCGGCGCTTTCGGGATTCCAGAAATTCATCTCAGCAGAGACTCATCGAAAAGAATATCTGTTCAAACTGCCGGTCATGAAATATCGCTCCCGAATACCCGATTTCGTGCCGCAATCAGACATCAATCGCCTCTTTCGCCACGACAACGTCGATCTGGACAAGAAAAGGTATTCCTATTGGCGCGATTACATAATGATAGCGCTGCTATATGCTACCGGTATCAGACGCGAAGAACTTGCGTCAATCAGGCTGGGTGATATCGATCACGCCGGAGGAACCATCACCGTCACCGGAAAAGGCAACAAAATCAGGGTTGTCCCTGTCGGCGAGAATACTCTCGAGGATCTTAGAAAATATCTGAAAGTTCGCGATGAATTTCTGGCGACGAAAGGCGCGGGGTCGTCGAATTTGCTAGTCAACCGGGATGGCCTGCCGCTCTCGGTACGTTCCATCGACCGCCTGGTGAAACAATTCGCCGCCGCGGCCGGTATGAACATCACTCCCCACACGCTGCGCCATTCTTTCGCGACGCACCTTCTGGAGAACGGCGCCGACCTCATGCTGATCAAGGAGATCCTCGGCCACGCCACCCTGTCGACAACTCAAAAATACACACACATAACGGCGGAATCGATGAAAAAGGCTTATAAACTGGCGCACCCCCGATCCGGGTCAAAGAAATAA